In Deinococcus puniceus, one genomic interval encodes:
- the glgX gene encoding glycogen debranching protein GlgX produces the protein MTAPSTTPVPDQAASSAALPKIRPGKPYPLGATWDGKGTNFALYSENATAVELCLFDEAGNETRIPVTEQTAFVWHGYLPSVNPGQRYGYRVHGEYVPEEGLRFNPNVVLLDPYAKALDGTERFAEGVFGYVPGGTDDVMQTQEQRGAPLGIVVDPGFNWVGDAKPNVPFHQSVIYEAHVKGLTMTHPDVPEALRGTYAGVATEPVIQYLKDLGITAIEFLPVHQHLDDPFLLDKGLTNYWGYSTLSFFAPDVRYSAAAQRGDPAGAVPEFKNMVRALHAAGIEVILDVVYNHTAEGNHMGPTLSFKGIDNPTYYRLVAENPRFYFDYTGTGNSLNVRHPQTLQLIMDSLRYWVTDMHVDGFRFDLASTLARGLHEVDQLSGFFTIIHQDPIIGQVKLIAEPWDVGEGGYQVGNFPVNWAEWNGIYRDDMRAFWQGEGGLARDIGYRLTGSSDLYQNDGRKPYASINFVTAHDGFTLRDTVTYNQKHNDANGEGNQDGHNDNKSWNCGVEGETDDEVVNTLRRQQQRNLLATLLLCQGTPMILGGDELGRTQGGNNNAYCQDNEISWYDWANIDEELLAFTRKLIALRKAHPALHRRKFFSGRTIRGEDVSDIVWLRFDGQQMSDEDWYNPQTQSLGMFLDGDGLDDVDAEGNPLRDDDLLLLLSGTYIDLPFKLPELDSCGQWELMLDTTDDHAAETVKAGEETTLKGRSVKLYRCQRA, from the coding sequence ATGACCGCACCTTCAACAACACCCGTACCCGATCAGGCCGCCTCCTCTGCCGCCCTGCCCAAAATTCGCCCCGGCAAACCGTATCCACTCGGAGCCACTTGGGACGGCAAAGGCACCAATTTCGCCCTGTACTCCGAAAACGCTACGGCAGTCGAACTGTGTTTGTTTGACGAAGCAGGGAACGAAACCCGGATTCCCGTGACCGAGCAGACGGCCTTCGTATGGCACGGCTACTTGCCCAGCGTGAACCCCGGCCAACGCTACGGCTACCGTGTTCACGGCGAATACGTGCCCGAGGAAGGCCTGCGTTTTAATCCGAACGTGGTGCTGCTCGACCCCTACGCCAAAGCGCTGGACGGCACCGAACGCTTTGCAGAGGGCGTGTTCGGCTATGTTCCGGGCGGCACCGACGACGTGATGCAGACGCAAGAGCAGCGCGGCGCACCGCTGGGCATCGTCGTCGATCCGGGCTTCAACTGGGTAGGCGACGCCAAGCCCAACGTGCCCTTTCACCAGTCGGTGATTTACGAGGCGCATGTGAAAGGCCTGACTATGACCCACCCCGACGTGCCCGAAGCCCTGCGCGGTACCTATGCAGGCGTCGCCACCGAACCCGTGATTCAGTACCTCAAAGATTTGGGCATCACGGCCATCGAGTTTCTGCCTGTGCATCAGCATTTGGATGACCCCTTCCTCTTGGACAAGGGCCTGACCAACTACTGGGGCTACTCCACCCTCAGCTTCTTCGCGCCTGATGTGCGCTACTCGGCGGCGGCGCAGCGGGGCGACCCAGCCGGGGCCGTGCCCGAATTCAAGAACATGGTGCGGGCCTTGCACGCCGCCGGAATAGAAGTGATTCTGGACGTGGTGTACAACCACACCGCCGAGGGCAACCACATGGGGCCGACGCTGAGTTTCAAGGGGATCGACAACCCCACCTATTACCGTCTGGTGGCCGAGAATCCGCGCTTCTACTTCGATTACACCGGCACGGGCAACAGCCTGAACGTGCGCCACCCCCAAACCTTGCAACTGATCATGGACAGCCTGCGCTATTGGGTCACCGACATGCACGTGGACGGCTTCCGCTTCGACCTCGCCAGTACGCTGGCACGCGGCCTGCACGAAGTCGATCAGCTCTCCGGTTTTTTTACCATCATCCACCAAGACCCGATCATCGGTCAGGTCAAACTGATTGCCGAGCCTTGGGATGTGGGCGAGGGCGGCTATCAGGTGGGCAACTTCCCAGTCAACTGGGCCGAGTGGAACGGCATTTACCGCGACGATATGCGGGCTTTCTGGCAGGGCGAGGGCGGACTGGCCCGCGATATCGGCTACCGCCTGACCGGAAGCAGCGACCTGTACCAGAACGACGGGCGCAAGCCCTATGCCAGCATCAACTTCGTGACCGCCCACGACGGTTTTACCCTGCGCGACACGGTGACCTATAACCAGAAGCACAACGATGCCAACGGTGAAGGCAACCAAGACGGCCACAACGACAACAAGAGCTGGAATTGCGGCGTAGAGGGCGAAACCGACGATGAGGTGGTGAACACCCTGCGCCGCCAGCAACAGCGCAACTTGCTCGCCACCCTGCTGCTCTGTCAGGGCACGCCCATGATTCTGGGCGGCGACGAACTCGGGCGCACGCAAGGCGGCAACAACAACGCCTACTGCCAAGACAACGAAATCAGTTGGTACGACTGGGCCAACATCGACGAAGAACTCTTGGCCTTTACGCGCAAACTGATCGCGCTCCGCAAGGCGCACCCGGCCCTGCACCGCCGCAAGTTTTTCAGCGGACGCACCATTCGCGGCGAAGACGTGAGCGACATCGTGTGGCTGCGCTTCGACGGCCAGCAGATGAGCGACGAAGACTGGTACAACCCCCAGACCCAATCGCTGGGCATGTTCCTCGACGGCGACGGGCTGGACGATGTAGACGCCGAAGGCAACCCCCTGCGCGACGACGATTTGCTGCTGCTGCTGTCGGGCACCTACATCGACTTGCCCTTCAAGCTGCCTGAATTGGACAGTTGCGGCCAGTGGGAATTGATGCTGGACACCACCGACGACCATGCGGCGGAAACCGTGAAGGCAGGGGAGGAAACGACCCTCAAGGGCCGCAGTGTGAAGCTCTACCGTTGTCAACGCGCTTAA